The window GAACTGGACCTACCGCGCCAAGCAGGACGTCACTCTGCGGCTGTCCGCAGGCACCCATGTCCTCACGCTCGCGAAGGGCGACGCCGAGGTCACCCTCGACCGCGTCGACCTGACCGCCCGCGCGGGCGCGGCCTCCGCGTCGTACGAGGCCACGCTGGCGGACATCAGCGGGAAGCCGTCGTACGACTACTCGTCGTCGACCGGGGTGGGCACCGGCTCGCTCGTCCTGCGCTCGGGGGACAAGGCGGTGTTCGACGTCTACGCCCCGCGTGACGGCTACTACACGGTGGTGCCGCGGGCCTCGGCCCCGGTGCGGCTTGCGCTGCACGGCGAGGCGGTGACGGCGGCGCCCGGACGCGCCCTGCGGCTCTACCTGGTGGCCGGCAACAACCGCGTCGCGGTGACGGCGGCGCACGCCTTGGTCCGCTCCCTCGACGTCTCGGGCGACGGATCGACGTCCGGCACGCTCTCCTACGAGGCGGCTGCGGCCACCCTCGCGGGCGGGGCCGAACTCGTCGACTCGCCGTACGCCTCCGCCGGCTCCTTCATCGGCAAGCTCGGCAACAACCCGTCCAGCACCGCCGAGTTCACGGTACGGGCGCCCAGCTCCGGCCGCTATCTGCTGGTCGTCCACTACGCGCACAACGACCGGCGCGACAACGGCCACGCCTACAACACGGACATCATGTCCCGTACGGCGGACATCACCTTGGGGGACGCGACGCCGGTGAAGGTCACCTTCAAGAACACCTGGAGCTCGGACGACTACTGGACGCTCGGCGTCCCCGTCGACCTGCAGAAGGGCTCCAACAAGGTGACGTTCGGCAACGCGACGGCGTGGGCACCGAACATCGACCGCATCGAACTGGGCCGAGTCGTCGACCGCCCGTAGTCCGGCCGCTCCCCCGGCCTCGTACCGACTCGGTACGAGGCCGGGCGCGAGGTGGAGGGTGTCAGGCGGCCTGCCCGCTGTGCAGTGCGGTGTACGCCCCGTTCCGGCGCAGGAGTTCCTCGTGCGTGCCGATCTCCTGGATCCCGCCGTCGCCTCTTTCGGCTGTCGCGCGGAAAACGTGGTCGTCCGGCGGGCGGGCCGACGGGCGGGCGGGCCGCGGATCACGGCCGTACCGGACCGACTCCAGCCTGGCTGTCCGGACGCGAGAGGTCCAATGGAAGAAAGAGAACGCATTCAGCGACGGCACCACTGAATCCGCGGTGCCGAGTTCGGCGGTCCGTCCGTCCATCCGCTTGCGCGGCCTCCCGGTTGGTGTGGCACGCTCACCCTCGACCAGCACGGTGAGAGGCGGCGGCATGCGCATCGGACTGCTCGGCACCGGCCCGTGGGCCCAGATGGCCTACGCTCCCGCCCTGAGCCGGCACGGCGAACTGGACTTCGCGGGAGTATGGGGCCGTCGTACGGCCGCCGCGAAGGAGTTGGCCGACAGCTACGGCGTGCGTGCCTACGACGACGTGGACGCGCTGCTCGCCGATGTGGACGCCGTCGCCGTCGCCCTGCCGCCGGCCGTCCAGGCCGACCTGGCGGTGCGGGCCGCGAGGGCGGGCTGCCATCTGCTGCTGGACAAGCCGCTCGCGCTGACGGTGCGGGAGGGGCGGGCGGTCGTCGAGGCCGTCGAGGAGGCCGGTGTGGCCTCGGTCGTGTTCTTCACCGCCCGTTTCCAGTCGGAGACCGAGGCGTGGATCACCGAACAGGCGGCCGTGGACGGCTGGTTCACGGGGCGGGCGCAGTGGCTCGGCGCCGTGTTCAGCGGTGACGGCAACCCGTTCGCCGCCTCGCCGTGGCGGCGGGAGAAGGGCGCGCTGTGGGACGTGGGTCCCCATGCCCTGTCCGTGCTGCTGCCGATCCTGGGTGACGCCCGGCGCGTGACGGCCGCCGCGCACGGGCCCGGCGACACCGTCCATCTGGTCCTCGAGCACGTCAGCGGCGCGTCGAGCACGCTTGTCCTGAGCCTCACGGCGCCGCCCGCGGCAGCGGGGGCAACGGTGGAGCTGCGGGGCTCGGCCGGAGTGACGCTGCTGCCGGAGAGCGCCGACAGCGCGGTGTCCGCCCTGATCCGAGCCGGGGACGCCCTGCTGGCCGCCTCCCGCACCGGGCGCGCACACGCGTGCGACGCGGCGTTCGCACTGCGGGTCACCGAGATTCTGGCGGCGGCCGAAGCACTGTTGAACGACGGCGCGTGACGGCGCGGCCGGACAGGGCCTAGGTGTATTGACCCGCAGGGTTGTTGACGCGGGTGATGGGTGGCTGGCCGCCGAGTGCGGTGTGGCAGCGGTGGTGGTTGTAGGTGTGCAGGAAGTTGTCGAGGGCTGCGGTGCGGTCGTCGTTGCTGGTGTAGGGCCGCTGGTAGGCCCATTCCTCGAGCAGGGTGCGGTGGAAGCGTTCGACCTTGCCGTTGGTCTGGGGCCGGTAGATGCGGGTCAGTTTGCCGGTGGCGCCGATCTGGGCGAGGGCGTGTTTCCAGGCCAGGCCCTTGCGGTAGGCCCAGGCGTTGTCGGTGAGTACGCGCTCGATGCGGGTGATGCCGTGCGCGTGGAAGAACGCGGCCGCGCGGGTGAGGAAGCCCGCGCAGGTGGCGACCTTCTCGTCGGGGTGGATCTCGCTGTAGGCGAGGCGGGAGTGATCGTCGACGGCGGAATGGATGTAGTCGAACCCCATGCCGCTGCGGGTGGCCCGGCCGGCCTGACGGCCCAGCGTCTTGTGGCCGCCGCCGTCCGGGATCCGGCCGAGCTTCTTGACGTCGACGTGGACCAGCTCGCCGGGGCGGGCGCGTTCGTAGCGGCGGATGACCTGCCCGGTGGGCCGGTCCATGAACGCCAGCCGGTTCAGGCCGTGCCGGGCCAGGACACGGTGCACGGTCGAGGCGGGCAGGCCCAGGATCGGGCCGAGACGGGCGGGACCGAGCTTACGGTCCTGGCGCAGTCGGCACACTCGGGCTTCGACTGCGGCCGCCGTGCGGTGCGGTGTCGTCATCGGCCGGCTGGAGCGGTCGTGCAGCCCCTGCTCGCCCTCGGCCCGCCAGCGGCGGATCCACTTATGGGCCGTGACGCGGGAGATGCCCATCTCGGCTGCGACATGGGCGACCGGGCGACCGGCGCAGACACGTTCGACCAGCAGCCGCCTGCCATGAACGGTCAGCCGGGCATTACGGTGGGACATGAAGACCTCCGTGCGGTGCAGTCCTAGACAGCTCCACCACACCGGAGGTCTTCGCCATGATCAAGCCCGGCCAGCGTTAACAACGCTCGTGATCAATACACCTAGGGCCTGTTGCGAAAGTGCTGGTCGCGGCCCTGAAATTGAGTGCTGCAGTGGGCATCCGAGCGGCCCAGTTGGCGAAGTGAGGGGGAGCCATCAGGCTCATCGGCGGCAAGCTCGACGAGCGCAGTGACGGGGGTGACGATGTCGCGTGCGGGCACGACCGCCGGCGGTACGCCCGGCCGCCAGGCGGCGATCGCGTCGCGGTCGCGCACCGTGTGAAATCAGTACGGCGCCGGCTGCCCAAGCACCGCCGCCAGCTGTGCCCACGTCGTCTCGTACTGCTTGCCGGCCCCGTCGACGTCGAAGGCAAGGAGCTGGGGGACATACGGCTGTGTCACCTGAGTGCTGGTCTGCGCCGCCGCCACACACGCGTACCGGTCAGCAAGACGCTCGCCGTGACGCCGGAGCAGAGCTCGGGTGACCGTCTGAGGGCTGGCATTGCCATCGATCAGCGAGTGCACCAGCCCGACTCCGCCCACACCGGTCTGCCACCGCAGCACCGCATAGCCGTCGACCAACTCTGCCCGGTCGAAGTCGGCTTCCCCGACCCCAGCCGCGTGCTCGAGCCATGGCCTCCAGGCGCCGTCGCTGTCGCCGTCCGCTGCGCTCCGCGTGAACCGCCCCACGTCCGCCCCTCGACAAGAATCCCGGCATGGCGCCCATCCGGGCAGGTCAACACCCGCAATCGCGCACCAACTTCACCTTGCCCTTCCCCGCGAGTCGGCATCTCACGCTCGGCCAAGGACGAGAGGTCCAACCGCTTGGTGCCTGAGACCCGGCCGTTCGCGAGGCAGCTTCGCGGTGCACGGCTGTCCGTCGGGGGGCAGGCCGGCATGGGTGGCGAGTGTGGCCCCCTCCCGGTGGGGCTCAGCACGACGGGTCGTCTGGGTGTTGCCAGCAGTGGTCACCGTCGTCAGGAAGCATGTCTTCGATGTTGATTTCTGCCGTCCACTCGTAAACCCCTGGAGACGAGGCTTTGGCCGTGACGTGGAAGTCGACCGTGCTTCCCTTCGCGAGGTTCAGCCGGAGGCGGGGGACGCAACAGCTGATGATCGTCCGGTGGCGTTTGGTCGATCAAGCGCGGTCGTGGAGCGTGACCTGGTAGCCGTCGGGGTCCGCGAAGGTGAAGCTCCGGCCGAAGGGGCCGTCGATCGGTGCGGAGACGATGGTGTGGCCGTCGGCGACGAGCGCGTCGTGGATGGCCTGGACGTCGGTGGCGTGGAGCCAGATCGCGGCACCGATGCCGGGCTGAGCGACGGATGCGAGGTCGGTGCCGGGAATGACGTCGCGGAGTGCGAACGCGATCGGCTTCGTCTCGAAGACGACGGCGTGCGGAGGTCCGGCCGACGAGCGGACGAGGCCCAGGTACTGCTCGTAGAACGCCTGCGAAGCGTCGAGGTCGC of the Streptomyces sp. T12 genome contains:
- a CDS encoding Gfo/Idh/MocA family protein produces the protein MRIGLLGTGPWAQMAYAPALSRHGELDFAGVWGRRTAAAKELADSYGVRAYDDVDALLADVDAVAVALPPAVQADLAVRAARAGCHLLLDKPLALTVREGRAVVEAVEEAGVASVVFFTARFQSETEAWITEQAAVDGWFTGRAQWLGAVFSGDGNPFAASPWRREKGALWDVGPHALSVLLPILGDARRVTAAAHGPGDTVHLVLEHVSGASSTLVLSLTAPPAAAGATVELRGSAGVTLLPESADSAVSALIRAGDALLAASRTGRAHACDAAFALRVTEILAAAEALLNDGA
- a CDS encoding IS481 family transposase; amino-acid sequence: MSHRNARLTVHGRRLLVERVCAGRPVAHVAAEMGISRVTAHKWIRRWRAEGEQGLHDRSSRPMTTPHRTAAAVEARVCRLRQDRKLGPARLGPILGLPASTVHRVLARHGLNRLAFMDRPTGQVIRRYERARPGELVHVDVKKLGRIPDGGGHKTLGRQAGRATRSGMGFDYIHSAVDDHSRLAYSEIHPDEKVATCAGFLTRAAAFFHAHGITRIERVLTDNAWAYRKGLAWKHALAQIGATGKLTRIYRPQTNGKVERFHRTLLEEWAYQRPYTSNDDRTAALDNFLHTYNHHRCHTALGGQPPITRVNNPAGQYT
- a CDS encoding VOC family protein; the encoded protein is MPATGPDFISLQVRDLDASQAFYEQYLGLVRSSAGPPHAVVFETKPIAFALRDVIPGTDLASVAQPGIGAAIWLHATDVQAIHDALVADGHTIVSAPIDGPFGRSFTFADPDGYQVTLHDRA